From the genome of candidate division KSB1 bacterium:
CCACGGTGCCGAGAATATCCGGATGTTTGAGATGGTCGATAAAAACACCCACACCGGGCGCGCGCCCCGGCAACGTCTTGATCAGAATCGCACATTCATTGCCTTGAATCTGCACAATCTCCTCCTGCACCACACGGCGCAGCTTTTTGCCCTCCGCGACTTCGGGCAAAACGTAGCGCACACCGTTGTCCTCCGGCATGCGTGCGATGCGCATCTCGCGCAGGTCGCGCGAGAGAGTGGCTTGTGTGACTTCCACGCGTTGCCGCCGCAACATCCGGCTCAACTCATCCTGGCTGGAAATATGATGGGAGACAATCAAT
Proteins encoded in this window:
- a CDS encoding arginine repressor; translation: MKLTKQQRQMIIRELIVSHHISSQDELSRMLRRQRVEVTQATLSRDLREMRIARMPEDNGVRYVLPEVAEGKKLRRVVQEEIVQIQGNECAILIKTLPGRAPGVGVFIDHLKHPDILGTVAGNDTLLVVPASMSKTQVVIEFLRNLGASDTKAEGNSQPA